Proteins co-encoded in one Dendropsophus ebraccatus isolate aDenEbr1 chromosome 9, aDenEbr1.pat, whole genome shotgun sequence genomic window:
- the PTTG1IP gene encoding pituitary tumor-transforming gene 1 protein-interacting protein translates to MALLRCVAVVLGLLVVACAADDPACSTMSNTTCETCLKNVKCLWCNTNSKCLDYPVRNILPPSSLCKLKDARWGICWVNFEALIITLSVVGGALILSLIICCCCCCRKKKNKNSSLETEKSMREKEERRVRQEERRVQMKSRHDEIRKKYGLFKEDNPYSKFDN, encoded by the exons ATGGCGCTTCTCCGCTGTGTGGCCGTGGTGCTGGGGCTGCTGGTCGTAGCCTGCGCCGCTGATGATCCAG CCTGTTCCACAATGTCAAACACAACCTGTGAGACCTGTCTGAAGAATGTGAAG TGTTTATGGTGCAACACAAACAGCAAGTGTCTGGATTATCCTGTTAGAAACATCCTGCCCCCGTCATCACTATGTAAACTGAAGGACGCCCGCTGGGGGATATGCTGGG ttaacttTGAAGCTTTGATCATCACGCTTTCTGTGGTCGGAGGGGCCCTCATTTTGTCCCTGatcatctgctgctgctgctgttgtaggaAGAAGAAGAACAAGAA CTCTAGTCTAGAGACTGAAAAATCCatgagagagaaggaggagagacGTGTCCGTCAGGAAGAAAG gagggTTCAGATGAAGTCAAGACATGATGAAATAAGAAAGAAATATG GTTTGTTTAAAGAAGATAATCCCTATTCAAAATTTGATAATTAA